A DNA window from Halomicrobium mukohataei DSM 12286 contains the following coding sequences:
- a CDS encoding MFS transporter, with translation MSERRARGALAGVVFLVLLAQVLLYPGIDTLVAALGATTDLQASMWFLAAEFGAFVLCAGVWGIVSDATGRRTPYIVAGALGGAAGYAALLVAPRLGPAFPTVLGLRIAQGAMTIGAFSLAMTMLMDLDGGHGRNMGAAGIAIGSGTALGAPLGGQLYEIGPLVPVAGASVLLTCSAVLAVTVTDRAPTDRRGLGAAVESVTARPRLVVPYAYGFIDRFTAGFFALVGTLYFRTAFDLSPGATGIVLALFFAPFALLQYPFGVLSDRIGRTGPIVAGSACYGVAVVGVGLAPRIELVGLGMVVVGIIGALMAPATMALVTDLAAPEERGAAMAGFNVFGSVGFLAGVLIGGTVAERAGYVTAFLVTGGIEIGIAALTLPVFLHWRRRGAAPSA, from the coding sequence GTGAGCGAGCGACGAGCGCGGGGAGCGCTGGCCGGCGTCGTGTTCCTGGTCCTGCTGGCACAGGTGTTGCTCTACCCCGGCATCGACACGCTCGTGGCTGCGCTGGGGGCGACGACTGACCTCCAGGCCAGCATGTGGTTTCTCGCTGCCGAGTTCGGAGCGTTCGTGCTCTGTGCCGGCGTCTGGGGAATCGTCAGCGACGCGACCGGACGCCGCACGCCCTACATCGTCGCCGGTGCGCTCGGGGGCGCGGCGGGCTACGCCGCGTTGCTGGTCGCGCCCCGGCTCGGACCCGCCTTCCCGACCGTCCTCGGACTGCGGATCGCTCAGGGAGCGATGACGATCGGTGCCTTCTCGCTGGCGATGACGATGCTGATGGACCTGGACGGGGGCCACGGCCGCAACATGGGAGCGGCTGGGATCGCCATCGGCTCGGGGACGGCACTGGGTGCGCCACTCGGCGGGCAGCTGTACGAGATCGGGCCGCTGGTCCCGGTCGCGGGCGCGAGCGTCCTCCTGACCTGTAGCGCGGTACTGGCCGTGACGGTGACCGACCGGGCACCGACGGACCGGCGCGGCCTCGGTGCGGCCGTCGAGAGCGTCACCGCACGTCCGCGGCTGGTCGTCCCCTACGCCTACGGCTTCATCGACCGCTTTACCGCCGGTTTCTTCGCGCTGGTCGGGACGCTTTACTTCCGGACGGCCTTCGACCTCTCGCCGGGCGCGACCGGGATCGTGCTCGCGCTCTTTTTCGCGCCCTTCGCGCTCCTGCAGTACCCCTTCGGCGTCCTCTCGGACCGGATCGGGCGAACGGGTCCGATCGTCGCCGGCTCTGCGTGCTACGGCGTCGCGGTCGTCGGCGTGGGGCTCGCGCCCCGAATCGAGCTGGTCGGGCTCGGGATGGTCGTAGTGGGGATCATCGGCGCGCTGATGGCTCCGGCGACGATGGCACTCGTGACGGACCTGGCGGCCCCCGAAGAACGCGGGGCGGCCATGGCGGGGTTCAACGTCTTCGGGAGCGTCGGCTTCCTCGCGGGGGTGTTGATCGGCGGCACCGTCGCAGAGCGGGCCGGCTACGTCACCGCCTTCCTCGTCACCGGCGGGATCGAGATCGGGATCGCGGCCCTGACCCTGCCCGTGTTCCTCCACTGGCGTCGCCGCGGCGCGGCCCCGAGCGCGTAG
- a CDS encoding LLM class flavin-dependent oxidoreductase: MDLSIVDLSPVPAGGTATDAYENTVAAAQQAERLGYERFWVAEHHGMADKLAGTTPEVLLGHLAAETTAIRLGSGAVLLNHYSPFKVAEQFGALDGLAPGRIDAGLGRANGSPAVDRALGTDRRVQNPDEDHAEKIEAVVSHLYDDYPPEHAYSDVEIPRSDAAPPAPWVLGSSPSSATIAGELGLPFCFAAFIRPQFATHAFEAYREAFQPSQLAGGLDEPDGMVAVNAVAAESDAEAARLRAVAEASYKRMERGVVGTTPSVEEAIDELGGVPEPTPATLDDDEWPRAISGSPETLAGLLEQLSDRVGVDEVMIQHVVADHDDAMRSHELLAEGVGLTPR; this comes from the coding sequence ATGGACCTCTCGATCGTCGACCTCTCCCCGGTACCGGCTGGTGGCACCGCGACCGACGCCTACGAAAACACCGTCGCGGCCGCACAGCAGGCAGAACGCCTCGGCTACGAGCGGTTCTGGGTGGCCGAACACCACGGGATGGCCGACAAGCTCGCGGGAACGACGCCGGAAGTGTTGCTCGGCCACCTGGCCGCCGAGACGACGGCGATCCGCCTCGGGTCGGGCGCGGTGTTGCTCAACCACTACAGCCCGTTCAAGGTCGCCGAGCAGTTCGGCGCGCTGGACGGGCTCGCGCCCGGCCGGATCGACGCCGGGCTGGGCCGAGCCAACGGCTCGCCGGCCGTCGACCGCGCGCTGGGGACCGACCGCCGCGTCCAGAACCCGGACGAGGACCACGCCGAGAAGATCGAGGCGGTCGTCAGCCACCTCTACGACGACTATCCGCCGGAACACGCCTACAGCGACGTGGAGATTCCGCGATCCGACGCGGCCCCGCCCGCCCCGTGGGTGCTCGGATCGAGTCCGTCGAGTGCGACGATCGCCGGCGAGCTCGGTCTGCCGTTTTGCTTCGCGGCGTTCATCCGGCCGCAGTTCGCTACCCACGCCTTCGAGGCGTACCGCGAGGCCTTCCAGCCCAGCCAGCTCGCTGGTGGTCTCGACGAACCCGACGGCATGGTCGCGGTCAACGCGGTCGCCGCCGAAAGCGACGCCGAAGCGGCGCGGCTCCGCGCGGTGGCCGAGGCGTCGTACAAACGGATGGAGCGTGGCGTCGTCGGCACGACCCCGTCCGTCGAGGAGGCCATCGACGAACTCGGGGGCGTTCCCGAACCGACACCGGCCACGCTCGACGACGACGAGTGGCCCCGCGCCATCTCGGGTAGTCCAGAGACGCTGGCCGGCCTGCTCGAACAGCTCTCGGACCGCGTCGGCGTCGACGAGGTGATGATCCAGCACGTCGTCGCGGACCACGACGACGCGATGCGCTCCCACGAGCTGCTGGCCGAGGGCGTCGGGCTCACACCCCGGTAG
- a CDS encoding MFS transporter has product MTAETGDDASVLAPFRRFFALERDVLVLSLAMLAFSLAFQMTSRYVPEYLNVLGASAGVIGLYGSVGNLISAVYPYPGGAVSDRIGSRLALTLFGTIATVGFLLWYVAPFVPTVSVPVVEFALPVAGTVTLGGRLEPWLWLFVGLFLTQAWKSFGLGATFAVVKQSVAREHLAVGFASTEVFRRIGFLLGPLLAAGLLAVAAGFVTGFQWILLVAVAFGAVATVAQHVLYDASDDTVGKSFEGVSGVLDDLRAMPATLRPLLVADTLVRFANGMVYVFFVIVVTDFLAVGFDVAGVSLRPDAFFGVLLGVEMVVALLSMIPVSKLAERVGLKPVVAIGFAVYAVFPLLLIFAPADQWVLVLLFAFSGLRFAGLPAHKALIVGPAEQDTGGRVTGTYYLLRNTLVIPSAALGGWLYGSDWTASTGLGAITAGPELAFAVASAIGIVGVAAFLAFGREFEAYA; this is encoded by the coding sequence ATGACGGCGGAAACCGGCGACGACGCGAGCGTACTGGCACCGTTCCGGCGGTTCTTCGCGCTCGAACGGGACGTGCTCGTGCTCTCGCTCGCGATGCTCGCCTTCAGCCTCGCCTTCCAGATGACGAGTCGGTACGTCCCCGAGTACCTGAACGTCCTGGGCGCGAGTGCCGGCGTGATCGGCCTCTACGGGAGCGTCGGCAACCTCATCAGCGCGGTCTACCCCTATCCCGGCGGAGCCGTCTCCGACCGGATCGGCTCGCGGCTCGCGCTGACGCTGTTCGGGACGATCGCGACCGTCGGCTTCCTGCTGTGGTACGTCGCGCCGTTCGTCCCGACGGTCTCGGTGCCGGTCGTCGAGTTCGCCCTGCCGGTCGCGGGCACGGTGACGCTGGGCGGCCGTCTCGAACCGTGGCTCTGGCTGTTCGTCGGCCTCTTTCTCACGCAGGCCTGGAAGTCGTTCGGGCTGGGGGCGACGTTTGCGGTCGTCAAGCAGAGCGTCGCCCGGGAACATCTGGCGGTGGGATTCGCCAGCACCGAGGTGTTCCGCCGGATCGGCTTCCTGCTGGGACCGTTGCTCGCGGCCGGTCTGCTCGCCGTCGCGGCCGGCTTCGTCACCGGCTTCCAGTGGATCCTGCTCGTCGCCGTCGCCTTCGGCGCGGTCGCGACCGTCGCACAGCACGTCCTCTACGACGCCAGCGACGATACGGTCGGCAAGTCCTTCGAGGGCGTTTCCGGCGTCCTCGACGACCTCAGAGCGATGCCCGCGACGTTGCGACCGCTGCTCGTCGCCGACACGCTCGTGCGCTTCGCCAACGGAATGGTGTACGTCTTCTTCGTCATCGTCGTCACGGACTTCCTCGCCGTCGGCTTCGACGTCGCCGGCGTCTCGCTGCGTCCCGACGCGTTCTTCGGCGTCCTGCTCGGTGTCGAGATGGTCGTCGCGTTGCTGTCGATGATCCCCGTCTCGAAGCTCGCCGAGCGGGTCGGGCTGAAGCCGGTCGTCGCCATCGGCTTCGCCGTCTACGCCGTCTTCCCGCTCCTGTTGATCTTCGCGCCGGCCGATCAGTGGGTGCTGGTCCTGCTGTTTGCCTTCTCCGGGCTGCGGTTCGCGGGCCTGCCGGCACACAAGGCGCTGATCGTCGGTCCGGCCGAACAGGACACCGGCGGACGCGTCACCGGGACCTACTACCTCCTGCGAAACACGCTCGTGATCCCGAGCGCCGCGCTGGGCGGGTGGCTCTACGGCAGCGACTGGACGGCGTCGACCGGCCTCGGAGCGATCACGGCCGGCCCGGAGCTGGCGTTCGCCGTCGCCTCCGCGATCGGGATCGTCGGCGTCGCCGCCTTTCTCGCGTTCGGCCGCGAGTTCGAGGCGTACGCGTAG
- a CDS encoding disulfide bond formation protein B: MDALTDGRSRHWLAGGAIVAAVATAGSLWFSLGLGLVPCELCWYQRILMYPLVVVLGVAAIEDRPGVWRTALPLSVLGGGVAAYHSYLQATVDSCTLNGPCAAVQWQSPLLGLTIPNLALVGFVLVTLAVVAATR; encoded by the coding sequence ATGGACGCACTGACCGACGGACGGTCACGTCACTGGCTGGCGGGCGGAGCGATCGTCGCAGCCGTCGCGACGGCCGGGAGCCTCTGGTTCAGCCTCGGGCTCGGGCTGGTGCCCTGCGAGCTGTGCTGGTACCAGCGCATTCTCATGTATCCGCTGGTGGTCGTCCTCGGCGTCGCCGCGATCGAGGACCGACCGGGGGTGTGGCGGACCGCACTGCCGCTGTCGGTGCTCGGCGGCGGCGTCGCGGCGTACCACTCGTACCTGCAGGCGACAGTGGACAGTTGCACGCTGAACGGCCCGTGTGCGGCGGTCCAGTGGCAGTCGCCGCTGCTCGGACTGACGATTCCGAACCTCGCGCTGGTGGGGTTCGTGCTCGTGACCCTGGCCGTCGTCGCCGCCACGCGGTGA
- a CDS encoding cytochrome ubiquinol oxidase subunit I produces MSATGVLIDGTVLLAENNILLSPEFASRVQFGWTITVHILFAALSIGLAPYIVYFTWKDVRSDDPAYARLREFWINVFAVGFVMGTVTGIPMSFQFGTNFPRFAEVSGELIGGPLAFEAKMAFFLEAVFLGILLFGRDRVSDRTYVLSSILTGVGAWLSGFWILVVNAWMQTPRGFELVRRNGMEIARLTDPVAAFFTPRMPWMYVHMMNASVIAVTLVVAGIAAYFVWRKRDSEAWNTALRMAVVVLLITAPLQALHGDAYGRHVADTQPQKFAAMEAHYETGQADLHLIAIPRSLDALTDPRTDNLFTISLPGLGSFLASGGDFSAEVVGLHEYDENPPVALVFWSFRLMVGLGFLFVGLALWGGTRLRKGCLSDSGRYLRAMMLSSPLGYVALLTGWYVTEIGRQPWVVQDVLKTSDAVSRSLTATEATGTLAAFVLLYLALLAAFGAVLKWLIEGELERMGVRTVDDTSRPRLPWVSGDD; encoded by the coding sequence GTGTCCGCCACAGGAGTCCTGATCGACGGCACGGTATTGCTCGCCGAAAACAATATTCTGTTGTCTCCGGAGTTCGCCAGCCGGGTCCAGTTCGGGTGGACGATCACCGTCCACATCCTCTTTGCTGCGCTCTCGATCGGGCTCGCCCCGTACATCGTCTATTTCACCTGGAAGGACGTTCGAAGCGACGATCCGGCGTACGCGCGGCTTCGAGAGTTCTGGATCAACGTGTTCGCCGTCGGCTTCGTGATGGGCACCGTGACGGGGATTCCGATGAGCTTCCAGTTCGGGACGAACTTCCCGCGCTTCGCAGAGGTCAGTGGCGAACTGATCGGCGGCCCGCTGGCGTTCGAAGCGAAGATGGCGTTCTTCCTCGAAGCCGTCTTCCTCGGGATTCTCCTGTTCGGCCGCGACCGGGTCTCCGACCGGACGTACGTCCTCTCGTCGATACTGACCGGTGTGGGCGCGTGGCTCTCTGGATTCTGGATTCTCGTCGTCAACGCCTGGATGCAGACACCGCGGGGGTTCGAACTCGTCCGGCGAAACGGTATGGAGATCGCCAGACTCACCGATCCCGTTGCCGCGTTTTTCACGCCGCGGATGCCCTGGATGTACGTTCACATGATGAACGCGTCGGTGATCGCCGTGACACTGGTCGTCGCCGGAATCGCCGCGTACTTCGTCTGGCGCAAGCGTGACTCCGAGGCCTGGAACACGGCCCTCCGTATGGCCGTCGTCGTCCTGTTGATCACTGCTCCGCTGCAGGCGCTTCACGGGGACGCGTACGGGCGACACGTGGCCGACACCCAGCCCCAGAAGTTCGCGGCGATGGAGGCCCACTACGAGACCGGACAGGCGGATCTCCACCTGATCGCGATCCCGCGGAGTCTCGACGCGCTGACCGACCCCCGAACGGACAACCTCTTTACGATCAGTCTGCCGGGACTCGGCTCGTTCCTCGCAAGCGGGGGTGACTTCTCGGCCGAAGTCGTCGGGTTACACGAGTACGACGAGAACCCTCCAGTCGCGCTCGTGTTCTGGTCGTTCCGACTGATGGTCGGACTCGGCTTCCTGTTCGTCGGGCTGGCGCTGTGGGGCGGCACCCGACTCCGCAAGGGCTGCCTCTCCGACTCCGGACGGTACTTACGTGCGATGATGCTGTCGAGCCCACTGGGCTACGTGGCGCTGCTGACTGGGTGGTACGTCACCGAGATCGGTCGTCAGCCCTGGGTCGTTCAGGACGTCCTCAAGACGAGCGACGCGGTCTCACGGAGCCTCACTGCCACGGAGGCAACCGGGACGCTCGCGGCCTTCGTCCTGCTGTATCTCGCCTTGCTCGCCGCCTTCGGAGCCGTCCTCAAGTGGCTGATCGAGGGCGAACTCGAACGCATGGGCGTCAGGACGGTCGACGACACCAGCCGGCCACGCCTTCCGTGGGTGAGCGGCGATGACTGA
- a CDS encoding cytochrome d ubiquinol oxidase subunit II, with protein MTELLPVDRYLVDSLPTIWFGVVVFSLAMYVALDGLDFGIGMLYATRDEHERETLLSAFGPIWDANEVWLVAFGTTLLAAFPPIYARLLSGHYLLSIAIVMGLLVRGVAPELREQHDDPDWRRRCDWLFVFGSTVTPLLLGVLVGSWAFGTPTLSAPGLLTGVGLVALCVTSGAAFVAAKTSGSLADAMVRYGTTATLVYLVGVVALLAVAALANPSNVRALLLSAPALGAVLATVSFAGAGLAAARLGRHRLWFGTAFGLSFALVGLVAALLYPRVHPASGLTVDAAVVSPLALNLTTVLGLPALALVLWYFKFLYGTFAGPVDGANA; from the coding sequence ATGACTGAGCTGCTTCCGGTCGACCGGTATCTCGTCGACTCCTTGCCGACGATCTGGTTCGGCGTCGTCGTGTTCTCGCTGGCGATGTACGTCGCGCTCGACGGCCTGGACTTCGGCATCGGGATGCTGTACGCCACTCGCGACGAGCACGAGCGAGAGACGCTCCTCTCCGCGTTCGGTCCGATCTGGGACGCCAACGAGGTGTGGCTAGTCGCCTTCGGGACGACGCTGCTCGCGGCCTTCCCGCCGATCTACGCGCGACTGCTGAGCGGGCACTACCTGCTCTCGATCGCGATCGTGATGGGCCTGCTCGTCCGCGGCGTCGCGCCGGAACTCCGCGAGCAGCATGACGATCCCGACTGGCGACGGCGCTGTGACTGGCTGTTCGTGTTCGGCAGCACGGTGACGCCGCTGCTGCTCGGCGTCCTCGTCGGGAGCTGGGCGTTCGGGACGCCGACGCTGAGCGCTCCGGGCCTGCTGACGGGCGTCGGGCTGGTCGCGCTCTGTGTCACCAGCGGCGCGGCCTTCGTCGCTGCGAAGACGAGCGGCTCGCTGGCCGACGCGATGGTTCGCTACGGAACCACGGCGACGCTCGTCTATCTCGTCGGCGTCGTCGCCCTGCTGGCGGTCGCCGCTCTCGCGAACCCGTCGAACGTCCGGGCGCTGTTGCTCTCGGCCCCGGCGCTCGGCGCTGTCCTCGCCACCGTCTCGTTCGCCGGGGCCGGTCTCGCCGCCGCCCGACTCGGCAGGCATCGCCTCTGGTTCGGGACGGCGTTCGGACTATCCTTTGCACTCGTCGGGCTCGTCGCGGCGTTGCTCTATCCGAGGGTGCATCCCGCGAGCGGGCTGACAGTCGACGCCGCCGTGGTCTCGCCCCTCGCGCTCAACCTCACGACCGTTCTCGGGCTACCGGCGTTGGCGCTCGTGCTGTGGTACTTCAAGTTCCTCTACGGGACGTTCGCCGGACCGGTCGACGGCGCGAACGCGTAG
- the gcvT gene encoding glycine cleavage system aminomethyltransferase GcvT translates to MGLRAPPLDDVHAAAEASFTDFGGWEMPVEFDSIRTEHAAVREAAGKFDVSHMGEIVVSGTEATGLMQRLTTNDVTDLRPGQAHYAAITREDGVMLDDTVVYRLPEAVEGEYLFIPNAGHDEQMATRWREYADERDLDAIVENRTTEYGLIALQGPDAPSLLADETTLSLDELGRFEIATATVAGVETLVATTGYTGEAGYELVVPWDETETVWGALDCQPCGLGARDTLRLEMGFLLSGQDFDPEDDPRNPYEAGIGFVVDLDTEFVGRDALEGVDVEGPAEKLTGLSLIDRGVPRAGYDVTTPNGDRVGTVTSGTMSPTLGEPIALAYIDTDYIEPGRTVRVVVRGEPKKARIRTTPFLDR, encoded by the coding sequence ATGGGTCTACGAGCACCCCCTCTCGACGACGTTCACGCCGCGGCCGAGGCGAGCTTCACCGACTTCGGCGGCTGGGAGATGCCCGTCGAGTTCGACTCGATCCGGACCGAACACGCCGCCGTCCGCGAGGCGGCCGGCAAGTTCGACGTGTCTCACATGGGCGAGATCGTCGTTTCGGGGACCGAAGCGACGGGTCTGATGCAGCGGCTCACGACGAACGACGTGACCGACCTCCGGCCCGGCCAGGCACACTACGCGGCGATCACCCGCGAGGACGGGGTGATGCTCGACGACACCGTCGTCTACCGGCTGCCAGAGGCCGTCGAGGGCGAGTACCTGTTCATCCCCAACGCCGGTCACGACGAGCAGATGGCGACGCGGTGGCGCGAGTACGCGGACGAACGCGACCTCGACGCCATCGTCGAGAATCGGACGACCGAGTACGGCCTGATCGCGCTCCAGGGGCCCGATGCACCGTCGCTGCTCGCAGACGAGACGACGCTGTCGCTGGACGAGCTTGGCCGCTTCGAGATCGCCACGGCCACCGTCGCGGGCGTCGAGACGCTCGTCGCGACGACCGGATACACCGGCGAGGCGGGCTACGAACTCGTCGTGCCGTGGGACGAGACCGAGACCGTCTGGGGTGCGCTCGACTGCCAGCCCTGCGGACTGGGTGCGCGAGACACGCTCAGACTGGAGATGGGCTTTCTCCTCTCCGGGCAGGACTTCGATCCCGAGGACGATCCCCGCAACCCCTACGAGGCAGGGATCGGCTTCGTCGTCGACCTCGACACCGAGTTCGTGGGTCGTGACGCGCTGGAAGGCGTCGACGTGGAGGGTCCCGCGGAGAAGCTGACCGGCCTGTCGCTGATCGACCGCGGCGTTCCGCGTGCGGGCTACGACGTGACGACGCCGAACGGCGACCGCGTCGGCACGGTCACCAGCGGGACGATGAGCCCGACGCTGGGCGAACCGATCGCGCTGGCGTATATCGACACTGACTATATCGAACCCGGACGGACGGTCCGGGTCGTCGTTCGGGGCGAACCGAAGAAGGCACGTATCAGGACCACGCCATTCCTCGATAGATGA
- the gcvH gene encoding glycine cleavage system protein GcvH → MSFDVPDDCRYLDSHEWVRQADDAATIGISDFAQDELGDVVFVELPDEGAELTAGEEFGVVESIKAVSDIYAPVSGTVTAVNDALFDEPELVNDDPFGDGWLLEIELAEGSELDDLLSPDEYREQIA, encoded by the coding sequence ATGAGCTTCGACGTTCCCGACGACTGTCGGTACCTCGACTCCCACGAGTGGGTGCGACAGGCAGACGACGCGGCGACGATCGGCATCTCAGACTTCGCGCAGGACGAACTCGGCGACGTGGTCTTCGTCGAACTGCCCGACGAGGGCGCGGAACTGACTGCCGGCGAGGAGTTCGGCGTCGTCGAATCGATCAAGGCGGTCTCGGACATCTACGCGCCCGTTTCGGGAACCGTCACCGCGGTCAACGACGCCCTGTTCGACGAGCCGGAACTGGTCAACGACGATCCCTTCGGCGACGGCTGGCTGCTGGAGATCGAACTGGCCGAGGGCTCGGAACTGGACGACCTGCTCTCGCCCGACGAGTACCGCGAGCAGATCGCCTGA
- the gcvPA gene encoding aminomethyl-transferring glycine dehydrogenase subunit GcvPA — MSEDDARGTPYAPHTAATTAAMLDAVGVDSEAALFDIPESVAFDSDFDIPERSERETRSHVEGILGRNDDLTAFLGRGHYDHYVPSIVDDLAGRSEFLTSYTQYQPEIAQGFLQALFEYQSMLVELTGLGVANCSMYDAATALGEAATLSQRLRSVSGDRILVPDLLRAGKRAVLDNYAAGPGLTVETYPTTDGNVDLDALRGALGDDVAMVYAENPTVRGTIEEGLAAVGDAADAHDALFCLGTDPVAMALLETPASVGADVVVGDASSLGTGTAYGFGLGLFVTREAYLRQVPGRLVGAAEDDSGRRAYTLTLQTREQHIRRERATSNICTNQAWVALRAAMHAAWLGPDGLVDLAESCVTRARDLAARIDEISGVRAPVHDRHHFREFVAHTDQPAEAIRADLAEEGYAVHAVGDHEIQICATETTERAVDDFVDTLAEVAR, encoded by the coding sequence ATGAGCGAAGACGATGCTCGCGGGACGCCCTATGCACCGCACACGGCGGCGACGACGGCGGCGATGCTCGACGCCGTCGGCGTCGACAGCGAGGCCGCACTGTTCGACATCCCCGAGTCCGTTGCCTTCGACTCGGACTTCGACATCCCGGAACGCTCCGAGCGGGAGACGCGCTCGCACGTCGAGGGGATCCTCGGGCGCAACGACGACCTGACGGCGTTCCTGGGCCGGGGGCACTACGACCACTACGTCCCCTCGATCGTCGACGACCTGGCGGGGCGCTCGGAGTTTCTGACCTCCTACACCCAGTACCAGCCCGAGATCGCACAGGGGTTCTTGCAGGCGCTGTTCGAGTACCAGTCGATGCTGGTCGAGCTGACGGGACTGGGCGTCGCGAACTGCTCGATGTACGACGCCGCGACCGCGCTGGGCGAGGCCGCGACGCTCTCTCAGCGGCTCCGGAGCGTCTCCGGCGACCGGATACTCGTGCCGGACCTGCTGCGAGCGGGCAAGCGCGCCGTCCTGGACAACTACGCCGCGGGGCCGGGACTGACCGTCGAGACGTATCCGACGACGGACGGCAACGTCGATCTCGACGCCCTGCGCGGGGCACTCGGCGACGACGTGGCGATGGTCTACGCCGAGAACCCGACGGTCCGGGGCACCATCGAGGAAGGGCTGGCCGCCGTCGGCGACGCCGCCGACGCCCACGACGCGCTGTTCTGTCTCGGGACGGATCCGGTTGCGATGGCGCTGCTCGAAACGCCGGCCAGCGTCGGCGCGGACGTGGTCGTCGGCGACGCGAGCTCGCTGGGGACCGGCACGGCCTACGGGTTCGGACTCGGGCTGTTCGTCACGCGTGAGGCGTACCTCCGGCAGGTCCCGGGACGCCTCGTCGGCGCGGCCGAGGACGACAGCGGTCGGCGGGCCTACACGCTCACGCTCCAGACGCGCGAACAGCACATTCGCCGCGAGCGGGCCACCTCGAACATCTGTACGAACCAGGCCTGGGTCGCGCTGCGAGCGGCGATGCACGCCGCCTGGCTCGGCCCCGACGGGCTGGTCGATCTCGCCGAGTCCTGTGTCACCCGCGCTCGCGACCTCGCGGCGCGGATCGACGAGATCAGCGGCGTGCGAGCGCCGGTCCACGACCGCCACCACTTCCGCGAGTTCGTGGCTCACACCGACCAGCCCGCCGAGGCGATCCGCGCCGACCTCGCCGAGGAGGGGTACGCGGTCCACGCGGTCGGCGACCACGAGATACAGATCTGCGCGACCGAGACGACCGAACGCGCCGTCGACGACTTCGTCGACACCCTCGCGGAGGTGGCCCGATGA
- the gcvPB gene encoding aminomethyl-transferring glycine dehydrogenase subunit GcvPB: MNYSQARWTDDDDRYEPLLSEKSSETVSTEDGPLPDDLTRDSLTLPDVSEPELARHYTRLSQTNYGVESGPFPLGSCTMKYNPSFTEDLAASPDAAVHPDQPTETTQGTLELLYRLQDYLGRIGGMDAVSLQPPAGAAGEFAGILVAKAYHEHNGEDRSEVLIPESAHGTNFASAAMAGYDVVSLAGDDDGRVDLDALEAAVGEETAALMLTNPNTLGLFERDIEAIAEIVHDAGGLLYYDGANLNALLGRARPGDMGFDVMHYNVHKTFATPHGGGGPGAGPIGVTDELAPFLPAPRVAESGGGYEYVDPDRSMGKVHGFYGNWPVLLKAYAYIARLGDAGLADASAKAVLNANYLAEQIDYEIPFGPFHHEFVASAGEQDAADVAKRMLDYGVHPPTTKWPEIVPEALMTEPTEAESRRTLDQLAAAFDAVAGESDETLASAPESTAARRIDQVRAAREPRLSWQSLDE; the protein is encoded by the coding sequence ATGAACTATTCACAGGCCCGCTGGACGGACGACGACGACCGGTATGAACCGCTGCTCTCCGAGAAGTCCAGCGAAACGGTCTCGACCGAGGACGGCCCCCTGCCCGACGATCTGACCCGCGACTCGCTGACGCTGCCCGACGTGAGCGAACCCGAACTGGCCCGCCACTACACGCGCCTCTCACAGACGAACTACGGCGTCGAGAGCGGCCCCTTCCCGCTCGGTTCGTGTACGATGAAGTACAACCCCTCGTTCACCGAGGATCTGGCCGCCAGCCCCGACGCGGCGGTCCACCCCGATCAGCCGACGGAGACGACACAGGGGACCCTGGAGTTGCTGTACCGGCTCCAGGACTATCTCGGGCGCATCGGGGGGATGGACGCCGTCTCGCTCCAGCCCCCCGCCGGTGCGGCCGGCGAGTTTGCGGGGATCCTCGTCGCGAAGGCCTACCACGAGCACAACGGCGAGGACCGCAGTGAGGTCCTGATCCCCGAGTCGGCTCACGGCACCAACTTCGCCAGCGCGGCGATGGCGGGCTACGACGTGGTCTCGCTGGCCGGCGACGACGACGGCCGCGTCGACCTCGACGCGCTGGAAGCGGCCGTCGGCGAGGAGACCGCGGCGCTGATGCTGACGAATCCGAACACGCTGGGCCTGTTCGAGCGCGACATCGAGGCGATCGCCGAGATCGTCCACGACGCTGGCGGCCTGCTGTACTACGACGGCGCGAACCTCAACGCGCTCCTTGGCCGCGCTCGGCCCGGCGACATGGGCTTCGACGTGATGCACTACAACGTCCACAAGACGTTCGCGACGCCCCACGGCGGGGGCGGTCCGGGCGCGGGTCCGATCGGCGTCACCGACGAGCTCGCGCCGTTCCTCCCCGCGCCGCGGGTCGCAGAGTCCGGCGGCGGCTACGAGTACGTCGATCCCGACCGCTCGATGGGCAAGGTCCACGGCTTCTACGGCAACTGGCCGGTGCTGTTGAAGGCCTACGCGTACATCGCTCGGCTGGGCGACGCGGGGCTCGCCGACGCCAGCGCCAAGGCCGTCCTCAACGCGAACTACCTCGCCGAGCAGATCGACTACGAGATCCCGTTCGGTCCCTTCCACCACGAGTTCGTCGCCAGCGCGGGCGAGCAGGACGCCGCGGACGTGGCAAAGCGGATGCTCGACTACGGGGTCCATCCGCCGACGACGAAGTGGCCCGAGATCGTGCCCGAGGCGCTGATGACCGAACCGACCGAGGCCGAGTCTCGACGGACGCTCGACCAGCTGGCCGCGGCGTTCGACGCCGTCGCCGGGGAGAGCGACGAGACGCTCGCGAGCGCCCCGGAGTCGACCGCGGCCCGCCGGATCGATCAGGTCCGTGCCGCTCGCGAGCCGCGCCTCAGTTGGCAATCGCTGGACGAATAG